From Saccharothrix espanaensis DSM 44229, the proteins below share one genomic window:
- a CDS encoding potassium channel family protein encodes MLETDEPRLAGWERRAEWPLTVLAVVFLVAYAWEVLDNRSTPGLHVVLEVVLWAVWLVFAVDYGTRFVLAVDKRRFFVTHLFDLLAVLLPVVRQLRVLRLLTVLKVLNRRFSGKIRHQVGVYVAGVTTLVGLCASLAVLDAERAHPDATITTFGDAAWWTLTTISTVGYGDRYPVTWEGRLVAALLMIGGIALLGVITGTIASWLVERLSGVEGQVVEAEQATVAELRSLKAELAELRAELRAAKG; translated from the coding sequence GTGCTGGAGACAGATGAGCCCCGTTTGGCCGGCTGGGAGCGGCGCGCCGAGTGGCCGCTGACGGTGCTGGCCGTCGTGTTCCTGGTGGCCTACGCCTGGGAGGTGCTCGACAACCGCTCCACGCCGGGCCTGCACGTGGTCCTGGAGGTCGTGCTGTGGGCGGTGTGGCTGGTGTTCGCCGTCGACTACGGCACGCGGTTCGTGCTGGCCGTCGACAAGCGCCGGTTCTTCGTCACGCACCTGTTCGACCTGCTCGCGGTGCTGCTGCCGGTGGTCCGGCAGTTGCGCGTGCTGCGCCTGCTCACCGTGCTGAAGGTGCTCAACCGCCGGTTCTCCGGCAAGATCCGGCACCAGGTCGGCGTGTACGTCGCCGGGGTGACGACGCTGGTCGGGCTGTGCGCGTCGCTGGCCGTGCTGGACGCCGAGCGCGCCCACCCGGACGCGACCATCACCACCTTCGGCGACGCCGCCTGGTGGACGCTGACCACGATCTCGACCGTCGGCTACGGCGACCGCTACCCGGTGACGTGGGAGGGGCGGCTGGTCGCCGCGCTGCTGATGATCGGCGGGATCGCGCTGCTCGGTGTGATCACCGGAACGATCGCGTCGTGGCTGGTGGAGCGGCTGAGCGGGGTCGAGGGGCAGGTGGTGGAGGCCGAGCAGGCGACGGTGGCCGAGCTGCGGTCGCTCAAGGCGGAGCTGGCCGAGCTGCGGGCCGAGCTGAGGGCCGCGAAGGGCTGA